A region from the Paludicola sp. MB14-C6 genome encodes:
- a CDS encoding ATP-dependent helicase, translating to MNIIEFLQKKHNIILNEQQQKGVLCLDKNTLLLAVPGSGKTTVLVSRIANLMVNYQINNKQILTLTYSRETAKDMKRRFEYLFSTLALQSPSFKTIHSFCLSVLRYYSQAKNRPMPKLITDSDNNGLKTRLLRELYMHFNEEYLTDDLLETLDRLISYSKNMMLTMEQLTDHENEIRSFQKIYIEYEQYKKQNKLIDYDDMLTLTYEIFIRFPDILNVFQFHYQYINVDEAQDTSLIQHKIIQMLAKNSMIFMVGDEDQSIYSFRGAFPKALLDFDKLYQNSSIIKMEQNFRSNFDIVSHANDFIKQNQQRYQKEMFCNNSNHASIQVVNLRDYADQYKKIIQYIHEYSQNKTLAVVYRNNESAIPLIDLFYRNDIHFYIKEHKLTYFSSFVVRDIISYMLLARNGCDLKAFKQIYYKLGLSKGIYEHVERKLCDFDSVFLCVASIQAISDGRRNQMKYYHSAFQRLYKMPPKKAIAFIMDALGYENYIENRLNDGFTKTNAYQKISTAIHLAEDIDTIESYVDKLNDLQIQINDQINIDSKANITLTTLHSSKGLEFDTVIMLDMIKDIIPSSDAVVNQVNGQLDEIENETRLFYVGVTRAKKKLIFYRSHFLNDVVAYPSRFIERFVNGVPLHTKKDQKKKSILKIEAPNIIGKMVMHSTFGKGIVESQNDDIITIVFQTKGVKNLSYTACINAGLLELTNKER from the coding sequence ATGAATATCATTGAGTTTTTACAAAAGAAACATAATATCATATTGAATGAGCAGCAACAAAAGGGTGTTTTATGTCTCGATAAAAACACCCTTTTGTTGGCTGTTCCTGGATCAGGAAAAACGACTGTATTGGTTAGCAGAATTGCAAATTTGATGGTAAACTATCAAATAAATAATAAGCAAATATTAACGCTCACTTATAGTAGAGAGACAGCAAAAGATATGAAACGCAGGTTTGAATATTTATTTTCAACCTTAGCGTTACAGTCTCCAAGCTTTAAAACTATACATAGTTTTTGTTTATCTGTGTTAAGATATTATTCTCAAGCAAAGAATAGACCAATGCCAAAGCTAATAACGGATAGTGATAATAATGGCTTGAAAACAAGATTACTAAGAGAATTATATATGCATTTTAATGAAGAATATCTTACCGATGATTTGCTTGAAACGTTAGATCGTTTGATTAGTTATAGTAAGAATATGATGCTCACAATGGAACAATTAACAGATCATGAAAATGAAATACGATCCTTTCAAAAAATATATATTGAATATGAACAATATAAAAAGCAAAATAAGCTAATTGATTATGATGATATGCTAACCCTTACATATGAAATATTTATTCGCTTTCCTGATATTTTAAATGTTTTTCAATTTCATTATCAGTACATTAACGTCGACGAAGCACAAGATACTTCTTTAATCCAGCATAAAATTATTCAAATGCTTGCAAAAAACAGTATGATTTTCATGGTGGGGGACGAAGACCAAAGTATATACTCGTTTAGAGGAGCATTTCCAAAAGCATTGCTTGATTTTGATAAATTATATCAAAACTCATCTATTATTAAAATGGAGCAAAATTTTCGTTCTAACTTTGATATCGTTTCACATGCAAACGATTTTATAAAGCAAAATCAACAACGTTATCAAAAAGAAATGTTCTGCAATAATAGCAATCATGCATCCATTCAAGTAGTTAACCTACGAGATTATGCTGACCAATATAAAAAAATAATTCAGTATATTCATGAATATTCTCAAAATAAAACGCTTGCAGTGGTCTATCGAAATAATGAATCAGCTATACCGTTAATTGATTTATTCTATAGAAATGATATTCATTTTTATATTAAGGAACATAAACTGACATATTTTTCTTCATTTGTAGTGCGTGATATCATATCATATATGTTATTGGCTCGCAATGGGTGCGATTTAAAAGCCTTTAAACAGATATACTATAAATTAGGATTGTCTAAAGGCATATATGAACATGTTGAGAGAAAGTTATGTGATTTTGACAGCGTATTTTTATGTGTAGCAAGCATTCAAGCTATTTCTGATGGTAGACGTAATCAAATGAAGTATTATCATTCAGCTTTTCAACGATTATATAAAATGCCTCCTAAAAAAGCAATTGCATTCATTATGGATGCATTAGGCTATGAGAATTATATTGAAAATCGGTTAAACGATGGATTTACAAAGACAAATGCATATCAAAAAATCAGTACTGCAATTCATTTGGCTGAAGATATTGATACAATTGAAAGCTATGTAGATAAATTGAATGATTTACAAATACAAATTAACGACCAAATAAATATAGATTCAAAAGCTAACATTACTTTGACTACACTTCATTCTAGTAAAGGATTAGAATTTGATACAGTCATTATGCTTGATATGATAAAGGATATTATTCCATCAAGCGATGCTGTTGTTAATCAAGTAAATGGCCAATTAGACGAAATTGAAAATGAAACCAGATTATTTTATGTTGGTGTAACAAGAGCCAAGAAAAAATTGATATTCTATCGTTCTCATTTTCTAAATGATGTGGTAGCATATCCATCTAGATTTATAGAACGCTTTGTAAATGGTGTACCGCTGCATACAAAAAAAGATCAAAAGAAGAAATCTATCTTAAAGATTGAAGCACCGAATATCATAGGGAAAATGGTAATGCACTCTACTTTTGGAAAAGGAATTGTTGAATCTCAAAATGATGATATTATTACGATTGTGTTTCAAACGAAGGGTGTAAAGAATTTAAGCTATACAGCCTGCATAAATGCAGGTTTACTAGAATTAACAAATAAAGAGAGGTAA
- a CDS encoding thioesterase family protein translates to MKEIKIGEVFEKEIEVNDCHLACNVGSGDVAVYATPMMIALMEEVSAKCLQQFIDKDMTSVGTCISSSHVAATPKGMKVKAVAKIVAVEGRKVNFEIRAYDETGLIGEGTHERFILNRDKFHEKAQAKLRR, encoded by the coding sequence ATGAAAGAGATTAAAATTGGGGAAGTATTTGAAAAGGAAATTGAAGTAAACGATTGTCATTTAGCTTGTAACGTTGGAAGTGGTGATGTTGCAGTATACGCAACTCCAATGATGATTGCACTTATGGAAGAGGTTAGTGCAAAATGTTTACAACAATTTATAGATAAGGATATGACTTCTGTTGGTACTTGCATTTCTTCATCTCATGTTGCTGCTACTCCTAAGGGAATGAAAGTTAAGGCAGTAGCAAAGATTGTTGCAGTAGAAGGAAGAAAAGTAAATTTTGAAATTAGAGCTTATGATGAGACTGGCTTAATCGGTGAAGGTACGCATGAGCGATTCATTTTAAACAGAGATAAGTTTCACGAAAAAGCACAAGCTAAATTAAGAAGATAA